The Thermus oshimai DSM 12092 sequence TCTCCCCAATCCGGCTCACCTCGGGAAAGCCCTCCAGGAAGAGGATGCGCTCAATGTGCTTTTCCGCGTGGCGCATCTCCGTGATGGCGTGGGCCTTGAGGTGCCGGGCCAGGGCCCTAAAGCCCCAGTTCTCCGCCATCTCCGCGTGGACCATGTACTGCAAGATGGCGGCAAGCTCCTCGGAAAGCCTTTCCTGCAAGCTCTTCAGGACCTCGGGGTGGCCTTTCATATAGGACCTCCACCCCCATCCTACCCCTTCCGGAAGAGGGTGTGGCGGGGCTTTCCCTCCTTTGGGTGGTCCTCCCGGAAGTGGGCCCCCCGGCTTTCCTCCCGCTCTAGAGCCCCCCGGGCCATAAGGCGGGCCAGGAGGAGGAGGCTTCCCGCCTCCAGCTCGGCCCTCGAGGCCAGGGGCCTTTCCTCCAGGGGAAGCCCCTCCAGGAAGCGGAGGAAGGCGGCCAAACCCTCCCCCCGCCGCACCACCCCAAGGGCCCGCCCCGCCCCCTCCCGCAAGCTGGGAAGGATCCCCGGAGGGGCGGCGAGGACGGGCAGGGGTTCGGGGTTTTGGGGGAAGGCCAGGTCCTCCAGGGCCGCTAAGGCCGCCCGGTGGCCCATGACCAGGCCCTCCAGGAGGCTGTTGGAGGCCAGGCGGTTGGCCCCGTGGAGGCCGGTGGAGGCCACCTCCCCCGCGGCGAAGAAGCCCTTCACCCCGGTGAAGCCCAAAAGGTCCGTGAGGATGCCCCCCATGGCGTAGTGGGCCGCGGGGGCCACGGGGAGGGGCTCCCCTAAGGGGTCAAGCCCCAGGGCCCGGGCCTGGGCCACCACCGTGGGGAAGCGGGCCTCGAGGCGGGGGATGGGCCTTAGGTCCAGGTAGACCCCCCCGGTGCGCAGCCCCTCCTGGAAGACCGCCCGGGCCACCACGTCCCGGGGGGCAAGCTCCCCGGCGGGGTCGTACCGGGGCATGAAGCGCTCCCCCAGGGCGTTCAGGAGGACCGCCCCCTCCCCCCGGCAGGCCTCGCTGACCAGGGCCCCGTCGGGGAGGGCCGTGGGGTGGAACTGGACGAACTCCAGGTCCCTAAGGGTGGCCCCCGCCTGGAAGGCCAGGGCGAGCCCATCCCCCGTGGCCCCAGGGGGGTTGGTGGTCACGGGGAAGAGCCGGCCGAAGCCCCCGGTGGCCAGGAGGACCGCCCCCGCCCGCACCGCCACGGGGCCTTCGGGGCCCAGGGCCAGGACCCCCGCCACCCGCTTTCCCTCAAGGAGGAGGCTTAGGGCGGTCCAGCCCTCCAGGATGGGGGCCTTGAGGCGGGCCCGGAGGCCTTCCAGGAGGAGGGCCCCCGTGCGGTCCCCCCCCAGGTGGCGCACCCGGGGGCGGCTATGCCCCCCCTCCCGGGTGGGCTCGGGGTGGAAGGCGAGGCCCAAGGCGCGGAGCCTTTCCAGGTGGCGGGGGGCCTCCTCCAGGATGGAGCGGGCCGCCGCCGGGTCCACCAGGCCCCGGCCCGCCCTAAGGGTGTCCTGGAGGTGGGCCTCGAGGTCCTCCTCGTCCAGGGGGAAGGCCACCCCCCCCTGGGCCCAGGGGGTGGAGCCCGAGGGGAAGGGGTCTTTGGCGAGGAGAAGGACCTTAGCTCCCCGTTCCTCTGCGGCCAGGGCGGCGTAGACCCCCGCCACCCCCGCCCCCAGGATCAGGAGGTCCGCCTCCATCACCCCACGGCCACCATGGCGGAAAGGGCCTTCCTGGCCTTCTCCGCCACCTCCTCGGGGACCCGGACCGCGTGCCTCATCTCCTTTAGGGAGAGGTAGACCTTCTCCAGGGTGATCCGCTTCATGTACTCGCACACCGCGTCGGGCTTCACCGGGATGAAGCGCTTGTTCGGGGCCTCCTTCTCCAGGCGGTGGAGGATCCCCACCTCCGTGGCCACCACGAAGGTGGAGTGGGCCGCCTTTTTGGCGTGGCGCACCATGCCCTCGGTGGAGAGCATCTTGGCGTCGGGTTTGAGGTAGAGGCAGCTCGAGCCGCAGCCGCACTCGGGGTGGATCATGAACTCCGCCTCGGGGTGGGCCTCCAGGAGGGCCCTTAGGTGCTCCTCCCGGATCCCCGCGTGCACGTGGCACTCCCCAGGGAAAAGGTCCAGCCTCCTTCCCGTCACCCGGGCCACGTGGGCCCCCAGGAACATGTCGGGGACGAAGAAGATGGGCCGGTCCTTGGGAAGCGCGGCCACCACCTCCACCGCGTTGGCGCTGGTGACGCAGACATCGGCCAGGGCCTTCACCTCGGCCTTGGTGTTCACGTAGGCCACCACGAGCCCCTCAGGGTGGGCCTCCTTCCAGGCCAGGACGTCCTCCGGGCGGATGCTGTCCGCCAGGGAGCAGCCGGCCTCGAGGTCGGGGAGGAGGACGGTCTTCTCCGGGTTCAGGATGGCCGCGGTCTCGGCCATGAAGTGCACCCCGGCGAAGACGATGACCTCGGCCTTGGTCCTCTGGGCCTCCCGGGCCAGGCCCAGGGAGTCCCCCACAAAGTCCGCCACCTCCTGCACCTCGGGGCGCTGGTAGGAGTGGGCCAGAATCACCGCCTTGCGCTCGCGCTTGAGTTCCCGAATGGCTTGGGTCAGGGTTTCCCTATCCATGGTCTAAAACCGGCTGAACGCCTTGCTCCCGGCTTCGTTCAGGTCCATGAGGGCGTAGAAGGCGGAGGTATCAACGCAGATCTAAGCCCTCCTCCAGGTACCGGTCGTGGGCCTCGCTCCCGTCCCTGGCCCCAGAGGCGAACCGCCCTACGGCCAGAAGGGCCCCTCGCATCCGCTCCTCGTAGCCTCCGTTCTCCTCTTCCAAAAGGAGCCGGTCCACCGGCTCCGCCAGGGAGGTCCCTTCCTCCCGGGCCTTGGCCTTGAGCCGGGCGGCCTGCTCCTCCGTGAGCTGGACCCGGGTCCGCACCATACCACCATGGTAGCGCGTGGTGCCCTCATGGCCGCACCACCAGGAGGGAAAGGTCCAGGGCCCTGGGGGAGTGGGTGAGGGCCCCCACGGAGATGTAGTCCACCCCCGCTTCGGCCGCGGCCCGGGCCCTCGCCAGGGTCATGTTCCCGCTGGCCTCCAGGGGCACCCTTCCCCCCACCCGCTCCACCGCCTCCCGCAGGGCCTCCAGGGGGAAGTTGTCCAGGAGGATGAGGTCCGCCCCCGCCTCCAGGGCCTCCTCCAGCTCCTCCAGGGTGGTGACCTCCACCTCCACCTTGAGGTGGTGGGGGGCCCTCGCCTTGGCCCGGCGCACCGCCTCCCCCACCCCCCCGGCGGCCCGGATGTGGTTCTCCTTGATGAGGATCCCGTCAAAAAGGCCAAAGCGGTGGTTCCCCCCGCCCCCCACCCGCACGGCCCACTTCTCCAGGGCCCGGAGGCCGGGGGTGGTCTTGCGGGTGTCCAGGAGGCGGGCTTTCGTCCCCTCCAGGGCCCGGGCGTAGGCCCGGGTGAGGGTGGCGATGCCGGAAAGGCGCTGGAGGAGGTTCAGGGCCAGCCTCTCCCCCATGAGGATGGCCCTCAAGGGGCCCTCGAGGCGGGCCACCTCCGCCCCTTCCCCCACCTCCCGCCCCTCCTCCACCAGGGCCTGGAAGCGCACAGGGCCCAGGAGGCGGAAGACCCGTTCCGCCACCCAAAGCCCCGCCACCACCCCCCTTTCCTTGGCCCGGATGACCGCCTCCCCCCCAAGCCCCTCGGGGACGAGAAGCTCGGTGGTCAG is a genomic window containing:
- the nadA gene encoding quinolinate synthase NadA, whose protein sequence is MDRETLTQAIRELKRERKAVILAHSYQRPEVQEVADFVGDSLGLAREAQRTKAEVIVFAGVHFMAETAAILNPEKTVLLPDLEAGCSLADSIRPEDVLAWKEAHPEGLVVAYVNTKAEVKALADVCVTSANAVEVVAALPKDRPIFFVPDMFLGAHVARVTGRRLDLFPGECHVHAGIREEHLRALLEAHPEAEFMIHPECGCGSSCLYLKPDAKMLSTEGMVRHAKKAAHSTFVVATEVGILHRLEKEAPNKRFIPVKPDAVCEYMKRITLEKVYLSLKEMRHAVRVPEEVAEKARKALSAMVAVG
- a CDS encoding L-aspartate oxidase, yielding MEADLLILGAGVAGVYAALAAEERGAKVLLLAKDPFPSGSTPWAQGGVAFPLDEEDLEAHLQDTLRAGRGLVDPAAARSILEEAPRHLERLRALGLAFHPEPTREGGHSRPRVRHLGGDRTGALLLEGLRARLKAPILEGWTALSLLLEGKRVAGVLALGPEGPVAVRAGAVLLATGGFGRLFPVTTNPPGATGDGLALAFQAGATLRDLEFVQFHPTALPDGALVSEACRGEGAVLLNALGERFMPRYDPAGELAPRDVVARAVFQEGLRTGGVYLDLRPIPRLEARFPTVVAQARALGLDPLGEPLPVAPAAHYAMGGILTDLLGFTGVKGFFAAGEVASTGLHGANRLASNSLLEGLVMGHRAALAALEDLAFPQNPEPLPVLAAPPGILPSLREGAGRALGVVRRGEGLAAFLRFLEGLPLEERPLASRAELEAGSLLLLARLMARGALEREESRGAHFREDHPKEGKPRHTLFRKG
- the nadC gene encoding carboxylating nicotinate-nucleotide diphosphorylase; translation: MFNGRVEPLFLEDALKAWLREDLGHGDLTTELLVPEGLGGEAVIRAKERGVVAGLWVAERVFRLLGPVRFQALVEEGREVGEGAEVARLEGPLRAILMGERLALNLLQRLSGIATLTRAYARALEGTKARLLDTRKTTPGLRALEKWAVRVGGGGNHRFGLFDGILIKENHIRAAGGVGEAVRRAKARAPHHLKVEVEVTTLEELEEALEAGADLILLDNFPLEALREAVERVGGRVPLEASGNMTLARARAAAEAGVDYISVGALTHSPRALDLSLLVVRP